A stretch of the Flavobacterium sp. 5 genome encodes the following:
- a CDS encoding RagB/SusD family nutrient uptake outer membrane protein: MKYNILSYTALFFSLSVLTTSCVQDEDLVQTDPNLETTGSFWKTDDDAMQGLNATYAALVTDGAYQRSTPLCLDLKADDSHSNSPWGAMLNVGKFNSDVYNFDIYGWAYETYFIGINRANQVLSRVPNIDMADSQLKNRILGQAYFLRGLYLFHAVNMFKNVPVPTEPAAFYAQKSNAEGWAQVIADFTAAAELLPVSYDGVTGLDAGVKGRATKGAALGYLGKAYLFTKDFENAKVAFKKVIDLGHYSLMPNYRDNFTEAKENNDESLFEVQFDSSLGGTWIYPQGGVPNTTWNQATARAVTYGPRGFGWRDVQPTRTLFDDFHIEKTVSNEVDPRLIATVMYNKPGGVTLYGHDFATYYAASPGDLNDIYCNKYENSETKSDEFGWKSGINERLLRYSDILLMYAECLNETGNTSGAYSYIQMVRDRAQLPDLSIAKPGMTQDQMRDQIAHERFLEFALEGHRFDDIRRWGWLENPTKLAWLKSRDDEFNSYIKGREYFPIPQKEKDYNIGTIQNEGY; the protein is encoded by the coding sequence ATGAAATATAATATATTAAGCTACACTGCTCTGTTCTTTTCACTTTCTGTGTTGACTACGAGTTGTGTACAAGATGAAGATTTAGTACAAACCGACCCTAATTTAGAAACTACGGGTTCATTTTGGAAAACAGATGACGACGCAATGCAAGGGTTAAATGCAACCTATGCTGCCTTGGTTACAGATGGTGCATACCAACGAAGTACACCATTATGTTTAGATCTTAAAGCAGATGATTCACACAGTAATAGCCCTTGGGGCGCTATGTTAAATGTAGGTAAATTTAATAGTGACGTTTACAATTTTGATATTTACGGATGGGCTTATGAAACCTATTTTATAGGTATTAATCGTGCGAATCAAGTGCTTTCCAGAGTCCCTAACATCGACATGGCTGACTCACAACTTAAAAATAGAATACTAGGACAAGCTTATTTTTTGAGAGGATTATATCTATTTCATGCAGTAAATATGTTCAAAAACGTCCCTGTTCCCACAGAACCTGCCGCTTTTTATGCACAAAAATCAAATGCTGAAGGCTGGGCACAAGTAATTGCTGATTTTACAGCAGCGGCTGAATTACTACCAGTTTCATACGACGGAGTAACAGGGTTAGATGCGGGAGTAAAAGGTCGTGCAACAAAAGGAGCCGCTCTTGGGTACCTTGGCAAGGCTTATTTGTTTACCAAAGATTTTGAAAATGCTAAAGTAGCATTCAAAAAGGTAATCGATTTAGGACACTACTCACTAATGCCAAACTACCGTGATAATTTCACTGAGGCAAAAGAAAACAATGATGAATCATTATTTGAAGTTCAATTTGATTCCTCTTTGGGCGGAACATGGATTTATCCTCAAGGAGGAGTTCCAAATACTACTTGGAATCAAGCAACTGCAAGAGCAGTTACTTATGGCCCTAGAGGCTTTGGCTGGAGAGATGTACAACCTACTCGTACTTTATTCGATGATTTCCACATTGAAAAAACAGTTTCAAACGAAGTGGATCCACGTCTTATTGCTACAGTAATGTACAACAAACCTGGAGGTGTTACTTTGTACGGCCACGACTTTGCAACTTATTACGCAGCCAGTCCTGGTGATTTAAATGATATTTATTGTAATAAATATGAAAACTCGGAAACCAAATCAGATGAATTTGGATGGAAATCTGGAATTAACGAAAGGTTATTGCGCTATTCAGACATTTTACTTATGTACGCAGAGTGTTTAAACGAAACTGGCAATACATCCGGCGCTTACTCTTACATTCAGATGGTAAGAGATCGTGCACAATTACCAGACCTGAGCATTGCAAAACCAGGAATGACGCAAGATCAAATGAGAGACCAAATAGCTCACGAACGTTTCTTAGAATTTGCTCTTGAAGGCCACCGTTTTGATGATATTCGCCGTTGGGGCTGGCTTGAAAACCCTACAAAATTAGCATGGTTGAAGTCTAGAGATGATGAGTTCAATTCATATATAAAAGGTAGAGAGTATTTTCCAATTCCACAAAAAGAAAAAGATTACAATATAGGTACCATCCAAAATGAAGGGTACTAA
- a CDS encoding arabinan endo-1,5-alpha-L-arabinosidase — translation MKKSNFIVKKLFCLGLFAVVLFTTSCSSDDPTKETTPPVVVVPPVVVPPAFPGPTYADNYSSISSWNDRSKWNLANVHDPSVTKCGEYYYMYQTDASYGNAHDGHGHYPYRRSKDLVTWEYMGSAMATVPAWVKDSLNNKRGRMSPALPAIENPNYGFWAPYITKVGNKYRMYYSIVVNNPIAGTFDNAWAERAFIGLAESDDLATNAWIDKGMVVCSEPDGLKPYSFTGSRNWEDAYFKFNAIDPTMVITPEGEHYLIYGSWHSGIAALKLNATTGKPDQLKTLSDYGTRIASRHPSSRWQASEGPEIIYNPDTQYYYLFMAYDGLEVPYNTRVCRSKSITGPFMGIDGANITNGADCWPMLTHPYGFNGHTGWVGFSHCSVFQNPETKEWFYASQARLPKDVAGINASNAIMMGHVRAIKWNEDGWPVVDPERYAGVPTTTITAASFIGSWEQITMNYQYGVIQKSTTILLTADNKVSGGASGTWSYDSTNKTLTVNGVKCKVSDAWDWEKATRKVTITYSGLTAAGIPVWGKKTN, via the coding sequence ATGAAGAAGTCGAATTTTATTGTAAAAAAACTCTTCTGCTTAGGATTATTTGCAGTTGTTTTGTTTACAACAAGTTGCTCAAGCGATGACCCAACGAAAGAAACAACTCCGCCAGTAGTTGTTGTACCACCAGTTGTAGTACCACCTGCTTTTCCAGGACCTACTTATGCAGACAACTATTCCTCGATTTCTTCATGGAATGATAGGTCGAAATGGAATTTAGCCAACGTACACGATCCATCAGTTACAAAATGTGGAGAATACTATTACATGTACCAAACTGATGCTTCGTATGGAAATGCACATGACGGTCACGGGCACTACCCATACAGACGTTCTAAAGACCTTGTAACTTGGGAATATATGGGGTCGGCTATGGCAACCGTTCCTGCTTGGGTAAAAGATTCATTGAACAATAAAAGAGGCCGAATGTCTCCTGCATTACCAGCAATTGAAAATCCTAACTACGGATTTTGGGCACCTTATATTACTAAAGTGGGTAATAAATACCGCATGTATTACAGTATTGTTGTTAATAATCCAATAGCTGGCACTTTTGACAATGCTTGGGCTGAAAGAGCTTTTATTGGACTGGCTGAATCAGATGATTTGGCAACAAATGCTTGGATAGATAAAGGAATGGTAGTTTGCTCTGAACCAGATGGATTAAAGCCTTATTCTTTTACAGGTTCTAGAAACTGGGAAGATGCCTATTTCAAATTCAATGCTATTGACCCAACAATGGTTATTACTCCCGAAGGTGAACATTATTTAATTTATGGCTCTTGGCATTCAGGAATAGCAGCTTTAAAATTGAATGCAACAACTGGAAAACCAGATCAATTGAAAACATTAAGCGACTATGGAACTCGCATAGCATCAAGACATCCTTCTAGTCGTTGGCAAGCTTCTGAAGGACCAGAAATCATATACAATCCAGATACTCAATACTATTACCTATTTATGGCTTATGATGGTTTAGAAGTGCCTTACAATACTAGGGTTTGTCGTTCCAAAAGTATTACAGGACCTTTTATGGGAATCGATGGAGCTAATATAACCAATGGAGCTGATTGTTGGCCAATGCTTACACATCCTTATGGTTTTAATGGTCACACTGGTTGGGTAGGGTTTTCACACTGTTCCGTTTTTCAAAATCCTGAAACAAAAGAGTGGTTTTATGCTTCGCAAGCACGTTTACCAAAAGATGTAGCTGGTATTAATGCATCAAATGCTATTATGATGGGACATGTTCGCGCTATAAAGTGGAACGAAGACGGCTGGCCAGTTGTTGATCCTGAAAGATATGCTGGTGTGCCAACCACAACCATTACAGCGGCTTCTTTTATTGGAAGTTGGGAACAAATTACAATGAATTACCAATATGGTGTTATTCAAAAATCTACAACTATACTCTTAACTGCAGATAACAAAGTAAGTGGAGGTGCTTCTGGCACTTGGTCATATGACAGTACCAATAAAACATTAACCGTAAATGGTGTAAAATGCAAAGTAAGCGATGCTTGGGACTGGGAAAAAGCAACTCGTAAAGTAACCATAACTTATTCTGGGCTTACCGCAGCAGGAATACCAGTATGGGGCAAAAAAACAAATTAA
- a CDS encoding alpha-N-arabinofuranosidase has protein sequence MKKTILLLLVLAFCSQTSFAQKETTILTLKNTANAPTINKNIYGHFAEHLGRCIYGGFFVGDTSKIPNTAGVRNDIIDALKKLKIPNLRWPGGCFADTYHWKDGIGPKENRPTIVNQWWGGTTEDNSFGTHDFLNLCQELGAEPYLSGNVGSGTVQELADWVQYTNFGGKSPMSDLRKKNGKAEPWKVKFWGVGNEAWGCGGNMTAEYYADQYRKYATFMSDWGNTGGITRIASGSNSDDYHWTEVLMKNIPLNMLGGVGVHHYAVIDWAKKGDATEFSEDGYFHTMKSALKMEELVTKHSAIMDKYDPEKKVAMIVDEWGAWYEVEKGTNPGFLYQQNTIRDAVLAGATLNIFNNHAERVRMANLAQCVNVLQSVILTDKAKMILTPTYYVMQMYAVHQDAKLLPISFNSPLYSFNGESLPAISASASKDTNGAIHISLVNIDAKKTNKIEIDVKDLGVKNFTGMIISSSKLQDYNSFDNPDKIKPVAFKGFENKAGKLEITLPPYSVVVLEGK, from the coding sequence ATGAAAAAGACAATCCTATTATTATTGGTTTTAGCTTTTTGCAGTCAAACCAGTTTTGCACAAAAAGAAACTACAATACTTACATTAAAAAATACAGCAAATGCTCCAACTATCAACAAAAACATATATGGTCACTTTGCTGAACATTTAGGAAGATGCATATATGGAGGTTTTTTTGTGGGCGATACTTCTAAAATACCAAATACGGCTGGAGTTCGTAACGACATTATTGATGCTCTAAAAAAATTAAAAATCCCAAATCTACGTTGGCCAGGAGGATGTTTTGCAGACACATACCACTGGAAAGATGGTATTGGTCCAAAAGAAAACAGACCAACAATTGTAAATCAATGGTGGGGAGGAACTACTGAAGACAATAGTTTTGGAACTCATGACTTTTTAAACTTATGTCAAGAACTTGGTGCAGAGCCTTATCTTTCTGGAAATGTAGGAAGTGGAACTGTACAAGAACTGGCAGATTGGGTTCAATATACCAATTTTGGAGGTAAAAGTCCAATGAGTGATTTGCGTAAGAAAAATGGAAAAGCCGAACCTTGGAAAGTAAAATTTTGGGGAGTAGGAAACGAAGCTTGGGGATGTGGAGGAAATATGACTGCAGAATATTACGCTGATCAATATCGTAAATATGCAACATTTATGTCAGATTGGGGAAATACAGGTGGAATTACCCGTATTGCATCAGGTTCAAATAGTGACGATTACCATTGGACAGAAGTCTTAATGAAAAATATACCGCTAAATATGTTAGGTGGCGTTGGAGTTCATCATTACGCCGTAATTGATTGGGCGAAAAAAGGTGATGCAACTGAATTTTCAGAAGATGGTTATTTTCATACCATGAAATCGGCTTTAAAAATGGAAGAATTAGTTACCAAACATTCTGCTATCATGGACAAATATGATCCTGAGAAAAAAGTAGCTATGATTGTTGATGAATGGGGAGCATGGTACGAAGTAGAAAAAGGTACAAATCCAGGGTTTTTATACCAACAAAATACTATCAGAGATGCTGTTTTGGCTGGAGCAACTTTAAACATATTCAATAACCATGCTGAAAGAGTTCGTATGGCAAACCTAGCACAATGCGTAAATGTTTTACAGTCAGTGATTCTTACTGATAAAGCTAAAATGATTTTGACACCAACTTACTATGTAATGCAAATGTATGCTGTACATCAAGATGCCAAATTATTACCAATAAGTTTTAATTCACCTCTATATAGTTTTAATGGAGAATCACTTCCCGCTATTTCCGCATCAGCTTCAAAAGATACAAACGGAGCTATTCATATTTCATTAGTTAATATTGATGCAAAAAAAACAAACAAAATAGAAATTGACGTAAAAGATCTTGGAGTTAAAAATTTCACTGGAATGATTATTTCATCTTCAAAATTACAAGATTATAATTCATTTGATAATCCAGACAAAATAAAACCTGTAGCTTTTAAAGGGTTTGAAAACAAAGCAGGTAAATTAGAAATCACACTTCCTCCTTACTCCGTAGTGGTCTTAGAAGGAAAATAA
- a CDS encoding arabinan endo-1,5-alpha-L-arabinosidase: protein MKSYTKIKPLFFFLIALIGSSALAQDITVHDPVMIKQKDTYYLYCTGEGISVFSSKDLKIWKNEPAIFKEKPVWVDTVVPDFKNHIWAPDISFHNNVYYLYYSVSAFAKNTSAIGVTTNTTLDPKDPAYKWVDQGIVIQSIPNRDLWNAIDPNLTFDENNTPWLSFGSFWEGLKMVKLNPDLKSIAQPQEWHTIAKRKRTFELADADPGDGALEAPFIFKKNGYYYQFLSWDLCCRGKDSTYKVVVGRSKTITGPYVDKEGKLLTEGGGTLLIQGDQDWFGAGHNSTYTFDGKDYIIYHAYSAKQNGRPILQIKQLQWDSDLWPKL from the coding sequence ATGAAATCATATACCAAAATAAAACCGCTTTTCTTTTTCTTAATTGCCTTAATTGGTTCATCAGCATTGGCTCAGGATATTACTGTTCATGATCCGGTAATGATAAAACAAAAAGATACATACTATTTATATTGCACAGGCGAAGGCATAAGTGTTTTTAGTTCTAAAGATTTAAAAATCTGGAAAAATGAACCTGCTATATTCAAAGAAAAACCGGTTTGGGTTGATACTGTAGTGCCCGATTTTAAAAATCATATTTGGGCACCAGACATTTCATTTCACAATAACGTCTACTATTTGTACTATTCGGTTTCGGCTTTCGCCAAAAACACTTCGGCAATTGGAGTTACCACCAATACAACTTTAGACCCAAAAGACCCTGCTTACAAATGGGTAGATCAGGGAATCGTTATTCAATCCATTCCCAACAGAGATCTTTGGAATGCTATCGATCCTAATTTAACTTTTGACGAAAACAATACACCTTGGCTATCTTTTGGTTCTTTTTGGGAAGGACTAAAAATGGTCAAATTAAATCCTGATTTAAAATCAATTGCACAACCTCAAGAATGGCACACTATTGCTAAACGCAAAAGAACTTTTGAATTAGCAGATGCTGACCCTGGTGATGGTGCACTTGAAGCTCCTTTTATATTCAAAAAAAATGGATATTACTATCAATTCCTTTCTTGGGATTTGTGTTGCCGAGGAAAAGATAGTACCTATAAAGTAGTCGTTGGAAGATCAAAAACCATTACTGGTCCATATGTAGACAAAGAAGGAAAATTACTGACCGAAGGTGGAGGAACTTTATTAATTCAAGGTGACCAAGATTGGTTTGGAGCGGGGCACAACAGCACTTATACCTTTGACGGCAAAGACTATATCATTTATCATGCCTATAGCGCCAAACAAAATGGCAGACCAATATTACAGATAAAGCAATTACAATGGGATAGTGATTTATGGCCAAAATTGTAA
- a CDS encoding alpha-L-arabinofuranosidase C-terminal domain-containing protein, giving the protein MKPNLITKITLCGFLLNGLYSQAQSKLEVNTSKTITKIEPTMYGVFFEDINFAADGGLYAEMVKNRSFEFDDRLMGWKQPKSDKHNYNTESGIAVPVQFSQKGTNHNYCRVTVKDAKGYEIINEGFRGMGVKSGAKYNLTLKAANQSGTISKIIVQLIDKDNKVLGESSIAVSGNSWKEYTTQLTSNATEAKAKLRFTFEGTGVIDLDMISMFPEDTWKGRKNGMRKDLVQLLYDMQPGFLRFPGGCIVEGRTLAQRYQWKKSVGAVEDREILINRWNTEFEHKPTPDYFQSFGLGFFEYFQLSEDIGASPLPILSCGMACQFNTGELVPMDKLDPYVQDAIDLIEFANGGTDTPWGKVRSDMGHPKPFNLKFIGVGNEQWGPDYIERFKVFEKAIKSKYPNITIVSGSGPFPEGDYFEYAQTELKKLNAEIVDEHYYKSPEWFRKNVTRYDNYDRKGPKIFAGEYAAQSVAIASPENKNNWECAFSEAAFMTGMERNAEVVHLTSYAPLFAHEEGWQWTPDMIWFNNLESFGTPNYYVQKMFANNKGTDLLAITQDGKALIGQNDLFASAVKDTNTKEVIVKLVNTSAKAQDISIDLKGTKLESKGKIITLASSDLNDENSFSNPKKLSPKESEYTLKGEKAALNLPAYSVTILKLKIK; this is encoded by the coding sequence ATGAAACCGAATTTAATCACCAAAATTACCCTTTGCGGTTTTTTGCTAAACGGATTATACAGTCAAGCACAATCCAAACTAGAAGTAAATACTAGCAAAACAATTACTAAAATTGAGCCTACAATGTACGGTGTGTTTTTTGAAGACATCAACTTTGCTGCCGATGGTGGTTTATATGCTGAAATGGTAAAAAACCGTTCTTTCGAATTCGATGATCGTTTAATGGGCTGGAAACAACCAAAAAGTGACAAACATAATTACAATACTGAATCCGGAATAGCAGTTCCTGTTCAATTTTCTCAAAAAGGAACCAACCATAACTACTGTCGAGTAACCGTTAAAGATGCTAAAGGTTATGAAATCATCAATGAAGGTTTCAGAGGAATGGGGGTTAAAAGTGGCGCAAAATACAATTTGACTTTAAAAGCTGCCAATCAATCAGGAACTATTTCTAAAATTATTGTTCAATTAATAGATAAAGACAATAAAGTTCTGGGCGAAAGTAGTATTGCTGTTTCAGGAAATAGTTGGAAAGAATACACTACTCAATTAACTTCAAATGCTACTGAAGCGAAAGCAAAATTGCGTTTTACTTTTGAAGGAACTGGGGTAATTGATTTAGATATGATTTCTATGTTTCCAGAAGACACTTGGAAAGGCAGAAAAAATGGTATGCGTAAAGATTTAGTTCAGTTATTATACGATATGCAGCCTGGTTTTTTACGTTTCCCTGGCGGATGTATTGTTGAAGGAAGAACTTTGGCACAACGCTATCAATGGAAAAAATCAGTTGGTGCAGTAGAAGACAGAGAAATCTTAATCAACCGTTGGAATACTGAGTTTGAACACAAACCAACTCCTGATTATTTTCAATCTTTTGGTTTAGGATTTTTTGAATACTTCCAATTATCTGAAGACATTGGAGCTTCTCCCCTTCCTATCTTAAGTTGTGGTATGGCTTGTCAATTCAATACAGGTGAATTAGTTCCGATGGACAAATTAGATCCTTATGTACAAGATGCTATCGATTTGATTGAATTTGCAAACGGAGGCACTGATACTCCTTGGGGGAAAGTACGTTCTGATATGGGACACCCAAAACCATTCAACCTGAAATTTATTGGAGTGGGTAACGAACAATGGGGACCAGATTATATTGAGCGTTTCAAAGTTTTTGAAAAAGCAATCAAGTCGAAATATCCAAACATCACAATCGTTTCAGGCAGCGGGCCATTTCCAGAAGGAGATTATTTTGAGTATGCTCAAACCGAATTAAAAAAATTAAATGCCGAAATTGTTGATGAACACTATTACAAATCACCTGAATGGTTCCGTAAAAATGTTACTCGTTATGACAACTACGATCGTAAAGGACCTAAAATTTTCGCTGGTGAATATGCAGCACAAAGTGTAGCTATAGCAAGCCCAGAGAACAAAAACAATTGGGAATGTGCTTTCTCTGAAGCGGCTTTTATGACAGGTATGGAACGTAATGCCGAAGTAGTACATCTTACTTCGTATGCGCCTTTATTTGCTCACGAAGAAGGATGGCAATGGACACCCGATATGATTTGGTTTAACAATTTGGAATCGTTCGGAACGCCAAACTATTATGTTCAAAAAATGTTTGCCAATAATAAGGGAACCGATTTATTAGCCATTACTCAAGATGGAAAAGCACTTATTGGACAAAACGATTTATTTGCATCTGCAGTAAAAGACACTAATACTAAAGAAGTAATCGTAAAACTGGTTAACACTTCTGCGAAAGCACAAGATATTAGTATTGATTTAAAAGGAACAAAATTAGAATCAAAAGGTAAAATTATTACTCTCGCGAGCTCTGATTTAAATGATGAAAACTCATTCTCTAATCCTAAAAAATTAAGTCCAAAAGAAAGCGAATACACTTTGAAAGGGGAAAAAGCAGCTTTGAATCTTCCTGCCTATTCAGTGACTATTTTAAAGTTAAAAATTAAATAA
- a CDS encoding glycoside hydrolase family 43 protein, with protein MKNLFIPFIALVLMTTTKTLAQDNTQKKTTTTPVVNNPIIKDKYTGDPAALVYKDKVYLYAGHDEAPNDFNFYKMNEWLVYSTSDMIHWQEHPVPLKASDFAWAKGDAWASQVIERNGKFFWYVAVEHGTVNGKAIGVAVSDSPTGPFKDALGKALITNDMTTKTSITWDDIDPSVIIDNDGQAYLFWGNTVCHYAKLKANMTELDGPIQTIDLPNFTEAPWIHKHNNWYYLSYAYQFPEKIAYAMSKSINGPWEYKGILNELAGNSNTNHQSIIEFKGKSYFIYHNGATQPNGGSFRRSVCVDRLYYNKDGSMKRVIMTTEGITE; from the coding sequence ATGAAAAACCTTTTTATACCATTTATTGCTCTTGTTCTAATGACTACCACCAAAACATTGGCACAAGATAATACACAGAAAAAAACAACTACAACACCTGTTGTCAATAATCCGATTATAAAAGACAAATACACTGGAGATCCCGCTGCATTGGTTTACAAAGACAAAGTATATCTCTATGCGGGTCATGATGAAGCCCCAAATGATTTTAACTTTTATAAGATGAACGAATGGTTGGTCTATTCTACCTCTGACATGATTCATTGGCAAGAACACCCTGTACCTTTAAAAGCATCTGATTTTGCATGGGCAAAAGGCGATGCTTGGGCTTCGCAGGTTATTGAAAGAAATGGAAAGTTTTTTTGGTATGTGGCCGTAGAACATGGAACTGTCAATGGAAAAGCAATAGGAGTAGCGGTTTCTGATAGTCCTACAGGACCTTTTAAAGATGCTTTAGGAAAGGCATTAATTACTAATGATATGACTACTAAAACCAGTATCACTTGGGATGATATCGATCCATCAGTAATCATTGACAATGATGGACAAGCCTACCTCTTTTGGGGAAATACCGTATGTCACTATGCTAAATTAAAAGCAAACATGACCGAACTTGACGGACCAATCCAAACTATAGATTTACCAAACTTTACTGAAGCCCCTTGGATTCACAAACACAACAATTGGTATTACTTATCTTATGCTTATCAGTTTCCTGAAAAAATTGCCTACGCTATGAGTAAATCAATCAATGGTCCTTGGGAATACAAAGGAATTTTGAATGAACTGGCAGGAAATTCAAATACCAATCATCAGTCTATAATTGAGTTCAAAGGAAAATCATATTTTATTTATCATAATGGAGCAACTCAACCTAATGGAGGTAGTTTTAGAAGATCTGTTTGTGTAGATCGCTTGTATTACAATAAAGATGGCTCTATGAAAAGGGTAATTATGACAACAGAAGGAATAACTGAATAG
- a CDS encoding glycoside hydrolase family 127 protein — MKIFNLRNKALSLIAILSISATANAQKSANKNLGYNISPVNIQDVKITDAFWLPIIKKVQEKTIEYAIHKCEEEGRMDNFLIAGGKMKGEVKGQMPFDDTDVYKIIEGASNTLISEPNPKLEQLLDKLIDIIKVGQEKDGYLTTWRTINPAKPPCTWVPVIEGKRWESLQISHELYNSGHLIEAAVVHYKATGKKNFLDIAIKNANLLIFTFGDKPNQVHGVPGHQIVETGLVQLYQITGDKQYLTLAKYFLDNRGNPKNHKLYGTYAQDDIPIIQQKEAVGHAVRAVYMYAGMTDIAAIYNDKDYLNAVNNLWSNMANKKMYITGGIGARHDGEAFGDNYELPNLTAYNETCAAIGDVYWNHRLFNLSGDVKYFDVIERSMYNGLISGLSLDGEKFFYPNALESDGVFQSNRGSCTRQSWFDCSCCPTNLIRFIPSIPGLIYSTSKNVLYVNLYASNNAKVSLDKTELEIAQQTNYPWDGKVAVTVSPKKEAEFTIKLRIPGWARNEVLPGDLYSYKTTSTSKVTVTIDGKPFEEKQDNGYITITKKWKKGETIKLDFPMEVKEVVTNAKVEGNNGKVALEYGPIVYAIEGIDNPTDFDKITINANDKFKVTKEANLLEGVNTIQTEKFKAIPYYSWSNRGVGKMKVWIDLK; from the coding sequence ATGAAGATTTTTAATTTAAGAAACAAAGCTCTTTCTCTGATTGCCATTTTAAGCATTTCAGCCACAGCAAATGCGCAGAAAAGTGCTAACAAAAACTTGGGATATAACATCTCCCCTGTCAACATTCAGGATGTCAAAATAACTGACGCCTTTTGGTTACCTATCATCAAAAAAGTTCAGGAAAAAACCATCGAATATGCTATTCACAAATGTGAAGAAGAAGGTCGTATGGACAATTTTTTGATTGCCGGTGGAAAAATGAAAGGAGAAGTAAAAGGTCAAATGCCTTTTGATGATACTGATGTTTATAAAATCATTGAAGGCGCTTCTAATACATTGATAAGTGAACCTAACCCAAAATTGGAACAATTGTTAGACAAACTAATTGATATTATAAAAGTGGGACAGGAAAAAGATGGATATTTAACTACTTGGCGTACTATTAATCCAGCAAAACCACCATGTACTTGGGTTCCTGTTATTGAAGGAAAACGTTGGGAATCTTTACAAATTAGTCACGAACTATACAATTCAGGTCACTTGATTGAAGCTGCAGTTGTTCATTATAAAGCTACTGGAAAGAAAAACTTCTTAGATATTGCTATCAAAAATGCTAATTTACTGATATTTACTTTTGGTGATAAACCAAACCAAGTCCATGGTGTTCCAGGTCATCAAATAGTAGAAACTGGACTCGTACAACTATATCAAATTACGGGTGATAAACAATACTTAACTCTTGCCAAATACTTTTTAGATAACCGAGGAAATCCAAAAAACCATAAATTATACGGAACTTATGCTCAAGACGACATTCCGATTATTCAACAAAAAGAAGCTGTAGGTCATGCAGTGAGAGCTGTTTACATGTATGCAGGAATGACGGATATTGCTGCTATTTATAATGACAAAGACTACCTAAATGCTGTGAATAATTTGTGGTCCAATATGGCCAACAAAAAAATGTACATCACGGGCGGTATTGGTGCAAGACATGACGGAGAGGCTTTTGGTGACAATTATGAATTACCAAATCTTACAGCTTACAATGAAACTTGTGCTGCTATTGGCGATGTGTATTGGAATCACCGCTTATTTAATTTATCAGGAGATGTAAAATATTTTGATGTTATCGAACGTAGCATGTACAATGGATTAATTTCTGGTTTATCATTGGACGGAGAAAAATTCTTCTATCCAAATGCTTTAGAGTCAGATGGTGTATTCCAATCCAATCGTGGCTCTTGTACTCGCCAATCGTGGTTTGATTGCTCTTGTTGTCCAACAAATCTAATTCGATTTATACCATCTATTCCTGGGTTGATTTATTCTACCAGCAAAAATGTTCTTTATGTAAACTTATATGCATCAAACAATGCAAAAGTCTCTTTAGATAAAACAGAACTTGAAATTGCTCAACAAACCAATTATCCTTGGGATGGTAAAGTAGCTGTAACAGTTTCTCCTAAAAAAGAAGCCGAATTCACTATCAAATTAAGAATTCCAGGTTGGGCTAGAAATGAAGTTTTGCCAGGAGATTTATACAGTTATAAAACTACTTCAACTTCAAAAGTTACCGTAACTATTGATGGAAAACCTTTTGAAGAAAAACAAGACAACGGCTATATCACCATTACTAAAAAATGGAAAAAAGGCGAAACTATCAAACTAGATTTCCCAATGGAAGTAAAAGAAGTAGTGACAAATGCTAAAGTAGAAGGAAACAATGGAAAAGTAGCTTTAGAATACGGACCAATTGTATACGCCATTGAAGGAATTGACAATCCAACCGACTTTGACAAAATCACCATTAATGCTAATGACAAATTCAAAGTTACTAAAGAAGCAAACCTTTTAGAAGGCGTAAATACTATTCAAACAGAGAAATTTAAAGCGATTCCATATTACTCATGGTCTAACAGAGGCGTTGGAAAAATGAAAGTTTGGATAGATTTAAAGTAG